One Formosa agariphila KMM 3901 genomic window, TTAAAAATAGTTAGGGTTGGAGTTACAACTTGAGACGTGCTTGACAAGTTATTACCTTCATAAATTAACAATTCTCTATACTCCTCATTTTGTATAGCATTTGGAATTGTAGATTTCCACAATGGAATTGTTAAACTTTCTTGATTGTAAAGTAATCTATTCATAGTAAAATTGATTATTAAATTTATAAGGGGTACTTAATCAAATTAAGCCCCCCTTATAATTGTCTAAAAATGCCATCTCACAAAGGCTTCCATAGCCGCATAATGAGCTAACCCTAGTAAATGATAAATCTCTGCTGTTTCGCCATTTCTATCTTCTGCACGTTGCCAAAATTCTCTACTATCTGCCCCTTGAAACACGACACCATCCTTTTGAGATTGATGCTTAAATATTCCATGACGCTTTTCCAGTACTTGGTCAGGACTCATTGGTACTGCCATTTCTATCTCATCTACATTCCACTCTTGCCATGCGCCTCTGTACAACCAAACCCAGCAGTCTTTCATATACTTTTTTGGTTTTAGTGCTTTTACTGCTGTAAATATCGCATCTAAACAGACCTTATGCGTCCCGTGTGGATCGGCTAAATCGCCCGCTGCATAAATTTGATGTGGCTTTATCTTATCGATTAAGGCCATTGTTATTTCTATATCTTCATCACCTAAGGGTTTCTTTTCTATTGCTCCGGTTTCATAAAATGGCATTTCCATAAAATGGATGTGGGCATCTGGTAAGCCAATAAATTTTGCAGCCGCATGAGCTTCTCCTTTTCGTATTAACCCTTTTATATAACGCACTTCTGGAATATCTATCTCACTCCCTTTTTTATTCTCTAAAAAGGCAACTGCTTTTTTGTAAATGCTCTCAGCTTCTACACTTTCAATACCAAATTTAGCATTATAATCACATACAAATCCTGCAAAACGTAATGCCTCATCATCTGAGACAGCTATGTTTCCTGAAGTTTGATAACCAATATGTACTTCGTGACCTTGTTCTTGTAAACGCTTAAAGGTTCCTCCCATACTTATCACATCATCATCTGGATGCGGACTAAATATAAGAACACGTTTCTTTGCTGGTTCTGCACGCTCCGGACGTTTTGAATCGTCTGCATTGGGCTTACCTCCTGGCCAACCTGTAATGGTATTTTGTAGTCTGTTAAAAATCTTAATGTTTATATCGTAAGCAGGTCCTGAATCGGCTAATAAATCACTCATACCGTTCTCTATATAATCGGCATCTGTAAGCATTAAAATCGGTTTCTTTAAATGTAATGCTAAGCCTAGAACTGCTTTTCTAATTAACTTATCTGTCCAAACTATTTTCTCGACTAACCAAGGTGTATTGATACGTGTTAACTTTGATGATGCTTCTTTATCTAAAACAAACGTAACATTATCATGTTCTTGTAAGAATGATGCCGGAACGAGATTAGTTACTTGACCTTCTACCGATTGCTTTATAATATTAGATTTACCTTCTCCCCATGCCATTAAAATAACACGCTGAGATTCCATAATCATTTTAACTCCTAAAGTAATTGCGGTTCTTGGGGTATTATTTAAACCTAAAAAATCGCTACTTGCCGCTACTCTCGTAATGTGGTCTAAGGCTACTAATCGTGTTTTTGAATTTTGTAGTGAACCTGATTCGTTAAAACCAATATGTCCATTTCCTCCAATTCCTAATATTTGTAAATCAATACCTCCTAAAGCTTCGATCTTAGATTCGTAAGCATCGCAATAATCAGCGATTTCCTCTTTTGATAAAGTACCGTCTGGAATATTACAGTTTTCTGGTAAAATATCGACATGATTAAATAGAAGCTCTTTCATAAATCGCACATAACTATTTACTGAATCTGGCTCCATAGGATAATATTCGTCCAAGTTAAAAGAAATCACATTCTTAAAACTTAATCCTTCTTCCTTGTGTAAGCGCACTAATTCTGCATATAGCCCTTTTGGAGATGACCCTGTAGCAAGACCTAAAATACAAGGTTGCTTTTGTGATTGTTTAACCTTAATTAAATCGGCAATCTCCTTAGCTACTGCCTTTGATCCTGAATTAGAATTTTCGTAAACTACCGTTCCTATATTTTCAAATCGCTTTTCAAATCCTGTGGCTTTGTCAATTTTACTCTTTAACATGATATTTTTTGTATTGATTTTTTTATTTTTTTCTTAAAATCCTATCTAACACCCAACTTGTATGCATCGCAGTTTTTCCTGTAGAAGGATGCAACACACTACCATTAAGATGTTTTAATATATTTTGAATATGATATAATTGTATATTTTCAGGGTTCTCAACAAATAGTGATTCTTTATTATCATCTGTTTCGATACTTATAGGCGATTCACTAAATACTGAAAAACTAATTTTCCCTCTATTCCCGTAAATCTGAACCAAATCTTCGCGTTTTTCTGAACCAAAATTCCAACTTCCCGTACCTGTTATGCCCGATTCATGCAACCAATTTCCTGTAATGGAATCCATTGCAGTATATAATCCTTGCTGATTAACCGCTACTCCATTAGCTTCTTTTATATTTCCTAATAAATGAACAAACAAGTCTATACCATGAGAAGCTAAATCATCGAAATATCCACCGAGAGCAATTTTAGAATCCGTTCTCCAATTATATTTGCCCGATAAATCAATATCATTTGCAGGTTTACTAAGGTGCCAATTAATATGTCTAATTTCGCCTATTCGTTCTGCTATTAGCCATTCATTAACCTTGTCAAATCTTGGCAACGAACGTCTATAATACGCCACAAACAATGGAATCTTTTTATCGTCGAATGCTTTATTTATAATAACACACTCTTGGTAACTCGGAGCCATAGGTTTTTCGATACAGCAAATTTTTCCTGCATGAGCAACTTTCAGAGCATATTCTGTATGAGAGTCTGGTGGTGTGGCAATATAAATAGCATCAATTTCCGGATCATTAATTAAATCATCTGCATTATTAAAAAATTTAGGAACTCTATGTCTTAATGCATAATCCTGCGCTTTCTCAAAATCACGACGCATAACAGCATTTAAGTTGAAGCCATCTACTTTTTGATAAGCTGGACCACTTTTAAGTTCTGTAACATTACCACATCCAAGTATTCCCCAGTTATACATCTTGTTCATCTTTAATAATACTTTAAATATTAACTCTATATAAATTACTTACTCCAGCTTTTATACTTGTGTCCCCATAATGCAAAAAACAAGATAAAAGCATAACACGGAATTAAAATCCAATAACTGCTTGTTGCAGCCTGAGACAAAGCTTCTGACTCTTCCATCCCATTTAAAATTAAATCGACTTTATTATTATCTACTAATTCCCCATACAAAGGCGGTATAATAGCACCACCAGAAATTGCCATTATTAATAATGCAGAGCCTGTTTTAGTGAATTTACCTAAACCTTCTAAAGTTAACGGCCAAACTGCTGGCCATACTAAGGCGTTTGCGATACCTAAAGCCGCTACAAACATTACCGATATTATTCCGGTAGTAGCAATTATGCAACAGCTAAATAAAATCCCTAGTATTGCACTAATAATTAAAGCATTGTGTTGTTTTAAATATTTAGGAATTAGAAACACTCCTAAAGCGTAGGTTAATACCATAGCTAAAAGCGTATATGTGGTAAAATATTTAGCTTCTTCAGATGAAAACCCTAAAGACATTCCGTAAGATATAATCGTATCTCCTGCTATAACTTCTGCCCCTACATAAAAGAACAGGGTTATAACACCTAACCACAAATGAGGAAACTGAAAAATATTGGTTTTTTGAACTTTGGTGACTCCTTCCTCTTCATCAGTCGAAGCCTCAATATCTGGAAGTGGTGCTTTTCTAATTAAAAAACCTAAAACAAACAATACTATTGCCATTATAACATATGGCATAACTACACTATCTGCCATAGTATTTAGTAATTCATTTTTTTCTGATGCCGATACAATACCCAATTTTTCTTTAACCTCATCAATTCCTGAAAGCAAAATGGCTCCAAAAACTAAAGACCCTAAAGCTCCTGCAACTTTGTTAGCAATCCCCATTATAGCAATACGCTTAGCGGCACTATCTATAGGGCCAAGTATTGTAATATAAGGGTTTGAAGCTGTTTGCAATAAAGTCATTCCCATACCTTGAATAAAAATACCAGATAAAAAGACCCAGTATGTTCGTGCTTCTGCAGCAGGAATAAAAACTAGTGCTCCAATAGCCATGATAAATAAACCTAGAGACATTCCCTTTTTATATCCAACTTTATTTATAATATATGATGCAGGTAAAGCCATCACAACAAATGAAATATATGATGCAGATGCCACTAAATACGATTGCGCATCGGTTAATTCGTTTATCGTTTTCATGAATGGAATTAAAGCTCCATTTATCCAGGTTACGAATCCAAAAATGAAAAACAATCCAGCAATTATAGCAATGGCTATCTTATTTGAATTCGTTTTAGAGGTTGGTGTGGCTACTTTAGTCATATTTATTTAGATGGTTAAAAATGTTAATGTTAAAGGAATATTTAGTGAAAATCATAAATATATTTAGACTTCCATTTGTGCTTCAAAACTTTCTATAAGTTTGAATTGATTTTTAGAACGATCTAAATTATGTTCTGAATATTTTGTTTTATAATACACATCATTATTTAAAAAATCCGTTAAAAAACGCAATGCCATTATAAAAATCATTGTTTTAGCTCCAAGAGGTAAATACTTAAGTTCTAATGGTGATAATGCGTCTTCTACTGTTTCTAAAAATCCTTTTTTATAAGATTCATAATAGGTTTTATTAAACGTTACCAAATCTAGATTGGTTTCATCTTCTGCTGCTGAGTTACAGATAGTCCGTATCGCATCACCAAAATCGTAATGAATAATACCTGGCATAACCGTATCTGTATCAATTACACAAAGCCCTTTGTTTTCTTTATCAAATAAAGCATTCGAGATTTTTGTATCGTTATGAGTAACTCGTAATTTAATTTCTCCAGACGTTTTTAAATTTTGAAGAATATGCATTTCTTCTTTTAATTCTTCAACCCTAGCTATACAATTACTAGCCAACTCCTTGCGTTTTCCAGAAGCCTTATTTAAAGCTTCCTCGAATTGCTTATAACGAAAAGACATATCGTGAAAATTTGGTATAACATCTATTAATAGACTCGCATCAAAATCACTAGTTAGGTTCAAGAATTCACCAAATAATTTTCCACCTTCATAGGCAATGGTTTCACTCTCAACAAGGTCGTGGGTGTAGCTATCTTTTATAAATACAGATAAATTCCAATAATTACCTAAATCATCTTTATAATAGTATTCGTTATTATAAGTTGGTAAAAACGTTAATACTTTTCTATTTAAATCTATTTCATTAAAACTTGAAAACTTATTTCTCAAATGATTGCTTACAGCTACTTTATTTGTTATTAATCCTGGTACATCTTTAAACACATGATGATTTATACGCTGTAAAACATATTCAGTATCGCCTGTGGTTTTAATAAGATATGAGTCGTTTATATGTCCAGAAATCAATTCTTTTAACGAAACAAACTCCTCACTATGTTTAAACTGATTAAAAATTAATTTTATTTTATTCTCTGTCATTTGACCATAGGTTTGAAGGGTAAACATTTTCCGATTTTAATTTAGTAATAACGTCTGTAGCCGATTTTTTATCTTCTTTATAAGTCACACCAAACCATTTAGCATCTGACTTCAATACCTTTACAGTTGCAGTCCCCGACTGTAAAATTTCGTTCACCACACTTGGTATAAAAAATTCAGCCTTAAGATTATGTTTGTTTTCTTCTAAAAACGTTTCAAATAATTTAGTCCCAAACTCAAAGCATTTTGGTGTGAACCCCCAAAAATTCATAGAAACAACCACATCTCCATCAATATCTACCGTATCATTATTCTCATCCTTTCTAATTATCCCAGTAGGCGTCTTTTCGATATGAAGTCGTTCTGTAACATCTGTTAAAAAGCCTTGCGCATTTACTTGACACTCTCCTCTTGACACAAAACCGTTATCAGACACGGTGTTTTTTAGCAAATATGCCATCATACAAAAATTGTAAGAATCTTTATCTGTTTCCATTAATGCTTTTGCCATAGTCTCAAAAGCTTCTCTTCCATAAAAATCATCTGCATTTATAATTGCAAAATTTTCGGTAACTGCATCCTTTGCCATTAACAAGGCATGCCCTGTACCCCAAGGTTTTTTACGTTCTGGATTTACATACGCGTCAGGCACATTTTCTAATTCCTGGAAAACATAATCAACCTCAGCTCTTCCTTCCAATTTCTCATTAAAAACAGCTTTAAACTCCTCTTCAATATTTTTTCTAATTATGAACACAAATTTTCCAAAACCAGCTTTTAAAGCATCATATATGGAAAAATCCATAATTGTATCTTTTTCTGGCGAAAATGTATCTAATTGTTTTAGCCCACCATAACGACTCCCGATTCCGGCTGCCAAAATGACTAAAGTTGGTTTATTAACACTCATTTAATTGGTTTTAAAGTTTAAAAATTCGAGTTAAAACTGCTGTCCTAATTCTTAATATGTAGGCTAATGTAAAAAGTAAAACATAATAAAAAAAGAATTAAATGTTAAAATGTGCTCGAGCACACAAAACATGTGTTCGAACACATATTGTTTTGTTAAAATCTCCACAGTTTTATATATTTGTGAAAATGAAAAAAAATACACCATAAAAGATATTGCAGCTTTAGCAGGAGTTTCTAAAGGAACTGTAGATCGTGTCTTACATAAAAGAGGAAAAGTATCTGAAGAGGCACTTGCTAAAGTGAACAGAATTTTAGAAGATATAGATTACAAGCCTAACGTTATCGCTCGGAATTTAAAAAACAATAAAGACTACCATATCGGTGTATTATTACCTAACCCAGACATTGACAATTATTGGAAACGCTGTAAAGAAGGCATACTCAGTGCAAGTCAGGTTTTTATGCCATTTAATGTAAACGTGACTATTGTTACTTATGATCCTAGATCCACTGTATCATTTAAAAAGAAGCATCAAGTTCTTTTAAAACAAAATCCTGATGCTGTTTTACTTGCCCCCTTGTTCTATAAAGAAGCTAAAAAGGCAATTTCAGACTATAAAAAATTAAACATTCCTGTTTTAACCTTTAATAATCAGGTTTCCCCAGAAATAGCAGATGGTTTTGTAGGTCAAGACTTAATACAAAGTGGTCGTGTAGCAGCTAAATTGCTACATAGCATGATAAAAACAGGAGACATTACGATTATTCATATTAATGAAGATATCACTAATGCTCTGCATATGCAACAAAAAGAAAAAGGGTTTACTACTTATTTCAAAGAGTTAAATACATCCCTTTTCAAAATAACTACTTTGCAAATAGAGGCAAAAAAACTGCAAACTGCATTACCTGAATATTTAAATAGCCATCCGAACACCAAAGGTTTATTTATAACAACGTCTAAAAGTTATCTTGTAGCTCAAACATTAGAAACTGCTAATTTTTCTGACATCTCATTAATAGGTTACGATTTATTAGATTTAAATATTGATTATTTAAAATCTGAAATTATAACTTTTTTAATTAATCAAAATCCAAAACAGCAAACATATTTAGGTATAACAAAGTTAGCAGAACATCTAATTTATCAGAATGAAATTAAGAAAAAGACTTTACTTCCGATTGATATTATAAATTCTGAAAATTTCTCTCTTTATATACAGTAACTTTAAAAAGAAAGTAGTTAAACCATCATAAAAGACCAAAATGAGGGTTTACTACTAGACTGTAATATATAAATGTTAGCAACCAAACTACACTTATTCATCTTAAAGAATAGTACCATCAGGTGTTATAATCGAATTTAGACAATCACCTAATATTCAACACAAAACAGATTCTAGCTCTATAAGAATAATTAAAATGACACCCTTTTTAAATTAAATACACCGCTTTAATTATATACAAAAAAATTAATTTTATTAATTCGACTGTTGTTTAAACGATAACAATTTTTATAGAAAAATTAAATGAATTCTATTACAAACACAAACGTAATTGATAAAGGTTTCGATGCCATTGTAATTGGCACAGGAATATCTGGAGGTTGGGCAGCCAAAGAATTATGCGAAAACGGGCTAAAGACTTTAGTGTTAGAACGTGGTCGAATGGTAGAGCATGTTAAAGATTACAAAACAGCTACTATGGACCCATGGGATTTTAAATTTCGTGGTCTACCTAACAACGAAACAAAACAAAAACAATTTAAACAAAATCGAACTGGTTTTGTAACTCACGATTCTATAAAACATTGGTTTGTTAACGATTTAAAGCATCCATATAATGAAATTAAGCGTTTTGACTGGATTCGTGGTTATCATGTTGGAGGAAGATCACTAACATGGGGACGCCAAGCCTTACGTATGACTGATCTAGATTTTGAAGCCAATGAAAAAGAAGGTATTGCTGTAGATTGGCCTATTAGATATAAAGATATTGAACCATGGTATACTAAAGTTGAAAAATTTATAGGAGTTAGCGGCGAAAATTTAGGGTTAAATCATTTTCCTGATGGCTATTTATCTCCTCCTATAGAACTAAATTGTGTTGAAGATTATTTTAGATCTGAAATAAAAAAACAATATAACAACAGACATTTAACTATTGGCAGGTTTACGAATTTAACAGGTGAAGCCCAACATGATGGGAGAGCCAACTGTGTATATCGTAATCGCTGTATGAGAGGTTGCCCAATTGGAGGATATTTTAGTAGTAATGCATCAACATTACCTGCAGCAGAGAAAACAGGTAATATGGAATTATTACCAAATGCTATAGTGACTGAATTAGTTTACGATGATAGTTTACAAAAAGTGACTGGAGTAAAAGTTATTAATTCAGAAACAAAAGAACAGATGTTCTATAAAGCAAATATTATTTTTTGTTGTGCGTCCACTATTGGCTCAACAAGTATTTTATTGCAATCTAAATCGAAGCGTTTTCCTAATGGTTTAGGTAACGATAGCGGGGAATTAGGACATAATTTAATGGATCATCATTTTCAAGTTGGAGCAACTGCAACTGTAGAAGGTTTTGAAGATGCATTTTATAAA contains:
- the nagB gene encoding glucosamine-6-phosphate deaminase, which produces MLKSKIDKATGFEKRFENIGTVVYENSNSGSKAVAKEIADLIKVKQSQKQPCILGLATGSSPKGLYAELVRLHKEEGLSFKNVISFNLDEYYPMEPDSVNSYVRFMKELLFNHVDILPENCNIPDGTLSKEEIADYCDAYESKIEALGGIDLQILGIGGNGHIGFNESGSLQNSKTRLVALDHITRVAASSDFLGLNNTPRTAITLGVKMIMESQRVILMAWGEGKSNIIKQSVEGQVTNLVPASFLQEHDNVTFVLDKEASSKLTRINTPWLVEKIVWTDKLIRKAVLGLALHLKKPILMLTDADYIENGMSDLLADSGPAYDINIKIFNRLQNTITGWPGGKPNADDSKRPERAEPAKKRVLIFSPHPDDDVISMGGTFKRLQEQGHEVHIGYQTSGNIAVSDDEALRFAGFVCDYNAKFGIESVEAESIYKKAVAFLENKKGSEIDIPEVRYIKGLIRKGEAHAAAKFIGLPDAHIHFMEMPFYETGAIEKKPLGDEDIEITMALIDKIKPHQIYAAGDLADPHGTHKVCLDAIFTAVKALKPKKYMKDCWVWLYRGAWQEWNVDEIEMAVPMSPDQVLEKRHGIFKHQSQKDGVVFQGADSREFWQRAEDRNGETAEIYHLLGLAHYAAMEAFVRWHF
- a CDS encoding Gfo/Idh/MocA family protein: MNKMYNWGILGCGNVTELKSGPAYQKVDGFNLNAVMRRDFEKAQDYALRHRVPKFFNNADDLINDPEIDAIYIATPPDSHTEYALKVAHAGKICCIEKPMAPSYQECVIINKAFDDKKIPLFVAYYRRSLPRFDKVNEWLIAERIGEIRHINWHLSKPANDIDLSGKYNWRTDSKIALGGYFDDLASHGIDLFVHLLGNIKEANGVAVNQQGLYTAMDSITGNWLHESGITGTGSWNFGSEKREDLVQIYGNRGKISFSVFSESPISIETDDNKESLFVENPENIQLYHIQNILKHLNGSVLHPSTGKTAMHTSWVLDRILRKK
- a CDS encoding sugar MFS transporter, with the protein product MTKVATPTSKTNSNKIAIAIIAGLFFIFGFVTWINGALIPFMKTINELTDAQSYLVASASYISFVVMALPASYIINKVGYKKGMSLGLFIMAIGALVFIPAAEARTYWVFLSGIFIQGMGMTLLQTASNPYITILGPIDSAAKRIAIMGIANKVAGALGSLVFGAILLSGIDEVKEKLGIVSASEKNELLNTMADSVVMPYVIMAIVLFVLGFLIRKAPLPDIEASTDEEEGVTKVQKTNIFQFPHLWLGVITLFFYVGAEVIAGDTIISYGMSLGFSSEEAKYFTTYTLLAMVLTYALGVFLIPKYLKQHNALIISAILGILFSCCIIATTGIISVMFVAALGIANALVWPAVWPLTLEGLGKFTKTGSALLIMAISGGAIIPPLYGELVDNNKVDLILNGMEESEALSQAATSSYWILIPCYAFILFFALWGHKYKSWSK
- a CDS encoding phosphotransferase enzyme family protein; this encodes MTENKIKLIFNQFKHSEEFVSLKELISGHINDSYLIKTTGDTEYVLQRINHHVFKDVPGLITNKVAVSNHLRNKFSSFNEIDLNRKVLTFLPTYNNEYYYKDDLGNYWNLSVFIKDSYTHDLVESETIAYEGGKLFGEFLNLTSDFDASLLIDVIPNFHDMSFRYKQFEEALNKASGKRKELASNCIARVEELKEEMHILQNLKTSGEIKLRVTHNDTKISNALFDKENKGLCVIDTDTVMPGIIHYDFGDAIRTICNSAAEDETNLDLVTFNKTYYESYKKGFLETVEDALSPLELKYLPLGAKTMIFIMALRFLTDFLNNDVYYKTKYSEHNLDRSKNQFKLIESFEAQMEV
- a CDS encoding nucleotidyltransferase family protein, encoding MSVNKPTLVILAAGIGSRYGGLKQLDTFSPEKDTIMDFSIYDALKAGFGKFVFIIRKNIEEEFKAVFNEKLEGRAEVDYVFQELENVPDAYVNPERKKPWGTGHALLMAKDAVTENFAIINADDFYGREAFETMAKALMETDKDSYNFCMMAYLLKNTVSDNGFVSRGECQVNAQGFLTDVTERLHIEKTPTGIIRKDENNDTVDIDGDVVVSMNFWGFTPKCFEFGTKLFETFLEENKHNLKAEFFIPSVVNEILQSGTATVKVLKSDAKWFGVTYKEDKKSATDVITKLKSENVYPSNLWSNDRE
- a CDS encoding LacI family DNA-binding transcriptional regulator, with the protein product MCSNTYCFVKISTVLYICENEKKYTIKDIAALAGVSKGTVDRVLHKRGKVSEEALAKVNRILEDIDYKPNVIARNLKNNKDYHIGVLLPNPDIDNYWKRCKEGILSASQVFMPFNVNVTIVTYDPRSTVSFKKKHQVLLKQNPDAVLLAPLFYKEAKKAISDYKKLNIPVLTFNNQVSPEIADGFVGQDLIQSGRVAAKLLHSMIKTGDITIIHINEDITNALHMQQKEKGFTTYFKELNTSLFKITTLQIEAKKLQTALPEYLNSHPNTKGLFITTSKSYLVAQTLETANFSDISLIGYDLLDLNIDYLKSEIITFLINQNPKQQTYLGITKLAEHLIYQNEIKKKTLLPIDIINSENFSLYIQ
- a CDS encoding GMC oxidoreductase — protein: MNSITNTNVIDKGFDAIVIGTGISGGWAAKELCENGLKTLVLERGRMVEHVKDYKTATMDPWDFKFRGLPNNETKQKQFKQNRTGFVTHDSIKHWFVNDLKHPYNEIKRFDWIRGYHVGGRSLTWGRQALRMTDLDFEANEKEGIAVDWPIRYKDIEPWYTKVEKFIGVSGENLGLNHFPDGYLSPPIELNCVEDYFRSEIKKQYNNRHLTIGRFTNLTGEAQHDGRANCVYRNRCMRGCPIGGYFSSNASTLPAAEKTGNMELLPNAIVTELVYDDSLQKVTGVKVINSETKEQMFYKANIIFCCASTIGSTSILLQSKSKRFPNGLGNDSGELGHNLMDHHFQVGATATVEGFEDAFYKGKRPASFHIPRFRNLPDSESKQKFLRGYSFQGSASRTNWKRAIKELSYGKDLKESLLKSGPWKIGMSGFGECLPYHENKMTLDYNKLDEWGLPTVSFDCEYKENELLMREDIKNEAVNMLKSAGFKNVKGYNNETFPGIAIHEMGTARMGKDSTTSVLNAFNQLHSVPNVYVTDGACMTSSGNQNPSLTYMALTARAVNHAVRNYKKIK